In the genome of Coraliomargarita algicola, one region contains:
- a CDS encoding phage head spike fiber domain-containing protein, translating into MLKNTPSKVMFRAATLIATILSSQSAVANDALGQLPDPTPYLEASSYAKQTPVFNVGSFSLDGSMHQQASYAVGNKAVFVRRIEGRNKIVNDASVTIYADGKQVGRLSFWGQNQYGHGTPFQGLEGQPEQLSIDETAETIHYRKPYRTQSGRVASFSYTLSALDDSCIQLAYDRGISEEELEDEPAIALNFSSRENHRGKRFSFGGEAYEQMAAAALMEVGLTERRPVSGDIAFEASNPAESYTIQLPAGSQGTLQEKFFIGYGKEIFDIYARIDLPQQTQGSLIIDFGAAAELEQTPPPVGGLDFWKMNGFHVPESPTLNLFPNPSFEQGLRYWSWGDSGWYVAESPPRYDIVAEGLFGKSALILRTTQHKAPTMKSFPLSLDNGKTYTLSFYAKTQTSARSDLRVALSSTAQGGKFVGKRWGNVFGDADNPDAKFTLTDTWQRYSRTFVADGAGVHVQLSGYQSNVLIDGFQLEVGDSVSPFASDPIDGFFTTANPDNDLVFGEPLEAAFEFVGQPNTSGMVEVRVENAYREVVYLAQLDIVMGECGEQRVALDLDPKHLGQGIFGIRADYQVDGYKTYTDYYRMSIMAPLDNTHATKDVMGSNGGYVTTSRGEDLARKFMEWGLGSASHGYIVREGRPTHIQDFQKKYRIANYVHTMCGKVDGLGQELFHTKEVPPELLERIEKISYEEALKYDPEQAFSWAFHNEEEGGYLIRNEMYDEYFKIQQAFIKGLRRAHPDVLIAPTHGTSGYSKLRGYDAIEGYLKAADKQGFKYDAISVHPYWNLDKGTLSSYDLDEETARLQAQMARYGYGEETAIYYPEAFNVPWVNIPQWGADKWGDSYRTGGSPTYDIGNREFIHAASAARLWIMSLKHWPQLKTTNVWISRPFVDIYLSPILMCKASNTLGHLMPWVEFQEDIKPFPGVRGYSFKLEDGSGIAPIWTTNHDVENGLKRGAKLLVKFDQPVEFYDLMGNQRQVEADSAGYIEIPLTPAPLFVKAANVERLTKALQESETTNVASTVAVSMVPEIDGSVAAKVKNLTGRPQSGALEIGGQILPYQVDGGEEALLTVPGSQGNTPGEMYTADLTFSIIPERGEAVEKAWAMDYFYVPKTDGMPDWSEVPTLELKNRYQPDLFTGDEDLKATYQLAWDTKHLYLRVEAEDDTFILSPKVWERAKSEQSLYAHDGSLEVYFDTGANGRTNLAKTYDEDDYRYDFSISKNMESGRGQVWRLRGVNWQFAGGVSMPTKEEAAAQVVNDFQITEQGYSYTITFNRRFLEPIALREGTVAGFALYLHDKDANPDVGGCPKGLSLGTEAGSHCDYKPHLWPLMILADEQ; encoded by the coding sequence ATGTTAAAAAATACCCCCTCTAAAGTAATGTTTCGTGCGGCGACTTTGATCGCTACAATTTTGAGTAGTCAATCGGCCGTCGCCAACGATGCGCTCGGTCAGCTTCCGGATCCGACTCCCTATCTCGAGGCGAGTAGCTATGCCAAGCAAACGCCTGTATTCAATGTGGGCTCTTTCTCTCTGGATGGATCGATGCACCAGCAAGCGTCCTACGCAGTGGGCAATAAAGCTGTGTTTGTCCGTAGAATCGAAGGACGAAACAAGATTGTGAATGATGCCTCGGTCACCATTTACGCAGACGGCAAGCAGGTGGGGCGACTCAGTTTCTGGGGGCAGAATCAATACGGACACGGCACCCCATTTCAAGGTTTAGAGGGGCAACCTGAACAGCTGAGTATCGATGAGACTGCTGAAACGATTCATTACCGAAAGCCTTATCGGACGCAAAGCGGGCGTGTTGCAAGCTTTAGCTATACTCTGAGTGCCTTGGATGATTCATGCATTCAGCTTGCCTATGATCGGGGGATTAGCGAAGAGGAACTGGAAGACGAACCCGCGATCGCTTTGAATTTTTCCTCGCGTGAGAATCATCGGGGTAAGCGTTTTTCCTTTGGTGGCGAAGCGTATGAACAAATGGCAGCTGCGGCACTCATGGAGGTCGGGTTGACTGAGCGCAGACCCGTCTCTGGCGACATTGCCTTTGAAGCTTCGAACCCCGCAGAATCTTACACGATTCAGTTGCCGGCAGGCAGTCAGGGCACCCTACAGGAAAAATTTTTTATAGGCTACGGTAAAGAGATCTTCGATATCTATGCACGTATCGATCTACCCCAGCAGACCCAGGGCAGCTTGATCATCGATTTCGGTGCAGCGGCCGAACTCGAGCAGACGCCGCCCCCCGTCGGTGGCTTGGACTTCTGGAAGATGAATGGCTTTCACGTCCCAGAATCGCCTACTTTGAACCTTTTTCCGAATCCCAGTTTCGAACAAGGGCTTCGCTATTGGTCCTGGGGGGACAGTGGTTGGTATGTGGCAGAATCTCCGCCGCGCTATGACATCGTTGCCGAAGGCTTATTTGGCAAGAGCGCATTGATCCTGCGCACGACCCAGCACAAGGCACCGACGATGAAGTCCTTCCCACTCTCTTTGGATAATGGAAAAACCTATACGCTGAGTTTCTATGCGAAAACACAGACGAGCGCTCGATCGGATTTACGTGTGGCCTTATCAAGCACGGCACAGGGAGGCAAGTTTGTTGGTAAGCGCTGGGGCAATGTTTTTGGCGATGCAGATAACCCAGATGCGAAATTCACGCTGACGGATACATGGCAACGCTATTCACGGACCTTTGTCGCGGATGGTGCTGGTGTGCATGTGCAGTTGTCGGGCTATCAGAGCAATGTCTTGATTGATGGTTTTCAGCTTGAGGTGGGGGATTCGGTGAGTCCCTTTGCCTCGGACCCGATCGATGGATTCTTTACCACCGCTAATCCAGATAATGATTTGGTGTTCGGGGAACCGCTTGAGGCAGCCTTCGAATTTGTTGGTCAGCCGAACACTTCGGGGATGGTGGAAGTGCGTGTTGAAAACGCCTACCGAGAGGTGGTCTATTTGGCTCAGCTTGATATTGTGATGGGTGAATGCGGGGAGCAACGCGTGGCCCTGGATCTCGATCCGAAGCACTTGGGGCAAGGGATTTTCGGTATTCGTGCAGATTATCAAGTCGATGGCTACAAGACCTATACCGATTACTACCGGATGTCGATTATGGCTCCTTTGGATAACACGCATGCGACCAAGGATGTGATGGGGTCGAATGGAGGCTATGTGACGACCTCTCGCGGCGAAGATCTGGCACGGAAGTTTATGGAATGGGGCTTAGGTTCCGCCAGCCATGGCTATATCGTGCGTGAAGGTCGGCCGACCCATATACAAGATTTCCAGAAGAAATATCGGATTGCCAATTACGTGCACACTATGTGCGGGAAAGTTGATGGCTTGGGGCAGGAACTCTTCCATACCAAGGAGGTGCCCCCAGAGTTACTCGAGCGCATTGAGAAAATTTCTTATGAAGAAGCGCTCAAATATGACCCCGAACAAGCTTTTAGTTGGGCATTTCACAATGAAGAAGAAGGTGGCTACCTGATTCGTAATGAAATGTATGATGAGTATTTTAAGATACAGCAGGCCTTTATTAAAGGACTACGGAGGGCCCACCCTGATGTCTTAATTGCGCCGACCCATGGCACCAGTGGCTATTCCAAGTTGCGTGGTTACGATGCGATTGAAGGCTATCTAAAAGCTGCCGATAAACAGGGCTTCAAATATGATGCGATTTCGGTTCACCCATATTGGAATTTGGATAAAGGAACGCTTTCGAGCTATGACCTCGATGAGGAGACCGCTCGCTTGCAGGCGCAGATGGCTCGCTACGGTTATGGAGAAGAGACGGCAATCTATTACCCGGAAGCCTTTAATGTGCCTTGGGTGAACATCCCTCAGTGGGGCGCCGATAAGTGGGGGGATTCCTATCGCACCGGCGGTAGCCCCACCTACGATATCGGAAATCGCGAGTTTATCCATGCCGCAAGTGCGGCCCGCTTATGGATCATGAGCTTGAAACACTGGCCACAATTGAAAACGACCAATGTCTGGATTTCGCGTCCCTTTGTAGATATTTATCTCTCACCCATTCTCATGTGTAAGGCTTCCAATACACTGGGACATCTGATGCCATGGGTGGAATTTCAAGAAGATATTAAGCCATTTCCGGGCGTGCGTGGTTACTCGTTTAAACTGGAAGATGGCTCAGGCATCGCCCCCATTTGGACCACCAATCACGATGTCGAGAATGGACTCAAGCGCGGTGCGAAGCTGCTCGTGAAATTTGATCAGCCGGTCGAATTCTATGATTTAATGGGTAATCAAAGACAGGTCGAAGCCGATTCAGCAGGCTATATAGAAATACCGCTCACGCCCGCACCGCTATTCGTTAAAGCCGCCAATGTCGAGCGACTGACGAAGGCTCTGCAGGAATCCGAAACGACTAATGTCGCCTCGACCGTCGCCGTCTCGATGGTGCCGGAGATCGACGGTTCGGTCGCTGCCAAAGTGAAAAATTTGACCGGACGTCCGCAGTCGGGCGCACTCGAAATCGGAGGGCAAATACTTCCCTATCAAGTGGACGGTGGAGAGGAAGCATTGCTGACCGTTCCTGGCTCCCAAGGAAATACACCGGGTGAGATGTATACGGCGGATCTGACATTTTCCATCATACCCGAGCGTGGCGAAGCCGTTGAAAAAGCGTGGGCGATGGATTACTTCTATGTGCCGAAGACAGACGGCATGCCCGACTGGAGCGAGGTTCCTACATTGGAGCTGAAAAATCGTTATCAGCCCGACTTGTTCACTGGCGACGAGGACCTCAAAGCGACTTATCAATTGGCATGGGATACGAAGCATCTCTACCTGCGCGTGGAGGCCGAAGACGATACATTCATTCTTTCACCAAAAGTGTGGGAGCGTGCTAAGTCGGAGCAAAGTCTCTATGCACACGATGGCTCGCTTGAGGTCTATTTTGATACTGGAGCGAATGGCCGCACCAATCTGGCTAAGACGTATGATGAGGATGATTACCGCTACGATTTCTCCATCTCAAAGAATATGGAGTCGGGGCGTGGGCAAGTCTGGCGCCTGCGTGGCGTGAACTGGCAATTCGCCGGTGGTGTGTCCATGCCGACCAAAGAAGAAGCCGCGGCTCAAGTGGTGAATGACTTCCAAATCACAGAGCAGGGCTATAGCTACACCATCACCTTCAATCGTCGCTTCCTCGAGCCGATCGCTTTGCGTGAGGGAACAGTGGCTGGGTTTGCGCTCTACTTGCATGATAAGGATGCGAACCCCGATGTCGGTGGTTGCCCGAAGGGACTCTCTCTGGGCACAGAAGCGGGGAGTCACTGTGATTACAAACCACACTTGTGGCCGCTGATGATTCTTGCGGACGAACAGTAA
- a CDS encoding autotransporter-associated beta strand repeat-containing protein, producing MKPILIKKTIPLIASSALMAMLHTSQAATVWTGSSDGAWDTTTANWTDGTGNLYTAGDAVQFGDSSGANLDISLSAAQSPASILFADDGAGTNAYSFSTNAINGSGSVTLESGFGGSVQFNVANGYSGGTTVNDGTLILGIAGALGSGSLNLGGGSIQSSGVYGNAVNVTGTTSIVATTSVTFFTGVITGSGTLNFGGTDNGSVLGTAGVNNVNGFTGTITHTNVANTTALNNLQFNGTNVTSASLETYGASLYSSSATATTTQRYVNLNGNLEVGKLSGDGGVIGIGNTETRTLTVNQSDDTSYAGQLALVNASSTLNLHKKGTGSLTLTNANSNYTGATTVSEGQLSVSSTGVLSGTSGVTIGTAATDAAAEFSYNNSTTALTAAVSFAAGSTGGKLSGIGAIDSGITVTSGNTIAPGNSIGSLSTGAQVWNGGGTLEFEFKTDGTGTAGVDWDQLVITGGLDLTAASAGTPFNIELVTMSDSSTQGLLDAWDPNESYVWTSIVATSTGVTGFSADKFAFDTAGFQNDLNGVFSIVENGNNLDLVYTAVPEPGSYALMAGCLALSAVMLRRRVE from the coding sequence ATGAAGCCCATACTCATCAAAAAAACAATCCCTCTCATCGCAAGCTCTGCCTTAATGGCGATGTTGCATACTTCTCAGGCCGCCACTGTTTGGACTGGCAGTAGCGATGGCGCCTGGGACACGACCACAGCCAATTGGACCGATGGCACCGGAAACCTCTATACGGCTGGCGATGCTGTGCAGTTTGGCGATAGCAGCGGTGCGAATCTAGACATCAGTTTGTCGGCGGCACAGAGCCCAGCATCCATACTCTTTGCCGACGACGGTGCGGGCACGAATGCCTATTCCTTCAGCACCAACGCCATTAATGGCTCAGGTTCGGTAACTCTTGAAAGTGGGTTCGGGGGATCTGTGCAGTTTAATGTCGCCAACGGCTACTCCGGTGGCACCACCGTTAATGATGGGACATTAATTCTTGGAATTGCGGGGGCGCTCGGTAGTGGCAGTCTAAATCTAGGGGGCGGCAGCATCCAGAGTTCTGGTGTATATGGGAATGCGGTGAATGTGACAGGGACGACTTCAATTGTCGCGACCACAAGTGTCACATTCTTTACCGGCGTCATTACGGGATCGGGCACTTTGAACTTTGGTGGCACCGACAATGGCTCGGTCCTCGGGACTGCTGGAGTCAATAATGTGAATGGGTTTACGGGAACCATCACTCACACCAATGTGGCGAATACCACAGCTTTGAATAACTTGCAGTTCAATGGAACAAACGTGACTTCAGCCAGTTTGGAAACTTATGGCGCCAGTCTCTATTCCAGCTCTGCCACGGCCACGACGACCCAGCGCTATGTGAATCTCAATGGCAATCTTGAGGTCGGTAAGCTTTCAGGGGACGGTGGTGTGATTGGTATTGGCAATACCGAGACACGGACTTTAACCGTGAATCAATCAGATGACACGAGCTACGCTGGCCAATTGGCCTTGGTTAATGCCAGTAGCACGTTGAATCTGCATAAGAAGGGCACCGGCTCGTTGACATTGACCAATGCTAATAGCAACTACACCGGGGCAACAACTGTGAGTGAAGGCCAGTTAAGCGTGAGCTCTACGGGCGTGCTAAGTGGCACGAGCGGGGTGACCATTGGAACGGCGGCGACGGACGCGGCTGCAGAGTTTAGTTATAACAATTCGACGACCGCTCTAACCGCAGCGGTTTCTTTCGCGGCAGGGTCCACGGGAGGTAAATTAAGTGGTATCGGTGCCATCGATTCGGGCATCACCGTCACCTCTGGTAACACAATTGCTCCGGGGAATAGTATCGGCAGCCTCAGCACAGGTGCTCAGGTTTGGAATGGGGGCGGAACGCTGGAGTTTGAGTTTAAGACAGACGGCACAGGCACGGCTGGAGTGGACTGGGATCAATTAGTCATTACCGGTGGTCTGGATCTGACAGCCGCTTCAGCGGGCACTCCGTTCAACATTGAGCTAGTCACGATGAGTGACAGCAGCACGCAAGGTCTATTGGACGCTTGGGACCCGAACGAAAGCTATGTATGGACGAGCATTGTTGCGACTTCGACGGGTGTGACTGGGTTCAGTGCAGACAAGTTTGCCTTTGATACGGCTGGTTTTCAGAATGATTTGAATGGTGTCTTCAGCATCGTTGAAAATGGCAACAACCTGGACTTGGTTTACACCGCAGTTCCCGAGCCTGGCAGCTATGCTTTAATGGCTGGCTGCCTGGCACTTAGTGCAGTGATGTTGCGTCGGCGGGTAGAGTAA
- a CDS encoding alpha-L-fucosidase, producing MDKTIEQSEKTEMADIFDGSDMSEFFKYIPDDDLFVDEGFERNPHPGAQWFPGVGLGLFIHWGISSVQGQYDLSWGMIKRPPGYAEGKRHYCGLPAVTRHVPPSVYWQSAEQFDAKNYDPDEWLSAAAKAGFKYAILTTKHHDGFALWPSEHGDFNTKKYMGGRDLVQEYVDSCRRHGLKVGLYFSPPDWYQSREYMNYSCDPDQPCLDYNWEPITDTTYTPAKQGNPIHSRFGPVELRKQVREYNRLLLEELLGNYGPIDLLWFDGPGGDCMSVQRMRELQPQILINHRGRRYGDFNSAAENAFPEEKHDRGWWDYCNELSDGGWGYLKHEIYKPTAWFLAELGKTRAWGGNFVVNAAPNCHGEMPQAYYDRMEEIAAWMQDNAESVFDVEGTVYWPEQCNVPVTRSGETLYLHVHWLVDTPVVFSGIEEPLAVSLEGHAIPYHYEAGQLTVEVPHPLSSTLPKVIQLQMPINVAVRR from the coding sequence ATGGATAAAACGATCGAGCAGAGTGAAAAAACGGAGATGGCCGACATTTTTGATGGTTCGGATATGTCGGAGTTTTTTAAATACATCCCAGACGATGACTTGTTTGTAGATGAAGGTTTTGAGCGCAATCCACATCCTGGAGCACAGTGGTTCCCCGGGGTTGGGCTCGGGCTTTTTATTCATTGGGGTATATCCAGCGTGCAAGGTCAGTATGATCTGTCGTGGGGGATGATTAAACGGCCCCCAGGTTATGCAGAGGGTAAACGCCATTACTGTGGCTTGCCGGCAGTGACTCGGCACGTCCCGCCTTCGGTCTATTGGCAGAGTGCGGAGCAGTTTGACGCTAAAAACTACGACCCCGATGAATGGCTTTCGGCAGCAGCGAAAGCAGGCTTTAAATACGCGATTCTGACTACAAAGCATCATGATGGCTTTGCCTTATGGCCGAGCGAGCACGGTGACTTTAATACGAAGAAATACATGGGAGGCCGCGACTTGGTCCAGGAATACGTCGATTCATGTCGACGGCATGGACTGAAAGTGGGGCTCTATTTCTCACCGCCAGATTGGTATCAGTCGCGTGAGTACATGAACTACTCCTGTGACCCCGATCAACCTTGTTTGGATTACAACTGGGAGCCGATCACGGACACGACTTATACGCCTGCCAAACAGGGCAATCCGATACATTCACGATTTGGCCCCGTTGAACTGCGAAAGCAAGTAAGGGAATACAATCGTTTACTACTTGAAGAATTGCTGGGCAACTATGGGCCGATTGATCTCCTTTGGTTTGATGGCCCTGGTGGGGATTGCATGAGTGTGCAACGCATGCGGGAATTGCAGCCACAAATTTTGATTAATCACCGTGGCCGACGTTATGGTGACTTTAACAGCGCGGCAGAGAATGCTTTTCCTGAAGAGAAACATGATCGCGGGTGGTGGGATTATTGCAACGAACTGAGCGATGGTGGTTGGGGCTATCTTAAGCATGAAATCTATAAGCCGACGGCATGGTTTTTGGCTGAATTAGGAAAGACCCGTGCTTGGGGCGGCAACTTTGTGGTGAATGCCGCGCCCAACTGTCATGGTGAAATGCCTCAGGCCTATTATGATCGAATGGAAGAGATCGCCGCATGGATGCAGGACAATGCTGAGTCGGTGTTTGATGTCGAAGGCACTGTTTATTGGCCCGAGCAGTGTAATGTTCCTGTCACCCGTAGTGGCGAAACGCTCTATTTACATGTGCATTGGCTGGTGGATACACCAGTTGTATTTTCGGGCATCGAAGAACCATTGGCAGTCAGTCTCGAGGGGCATGCAATACCTTACCACTATGAAGCCGGTCAGCTGACCGTGGAGGTGCCTCATCCCCTGTCATCGACTTTGCCCAAAGTCATCCAATTGCAGATGCCCATCAATGTAGCCGTGCGGAGATGA
- a CDS encoding AraC family transcriptional regulator: MHHRPLKPTISRWIQFESNSRVFCIPINHAAGRPLRELGVVNAGEDQLQGHFRAGTPCSVTHLVWYVTQGSVHCEDGQSSRLAQAGDVILCPAQLPHYIETASKQAAGLWFHLSDISQWKHLHNTKATIRPANDMNTLKRLMEGFETESLSSTPLSESMSLHYAELISLTLRRELLLNSEPAYGAIHQRLNALWKDVEFKPEYEWTTECLAERVNVSSSYLYKLIATHFGCSPMKMVLRLRMKRAEALLLHTDLAIDAIASEVGYQTAYAFSNAYLKHTNQRPGAFRSKARKKLLQAKNNDS, encoded by the coding sequence ATGCATCACCGCCCTCTCAAGCCCACGATTAGTCGCTGGATCCAGTTCGAATCAAACTCGCGTGTTTTCTGCATCCCCATCAACCATGCGGCCGGTCGCCCTTTACGGGAGCTCGGAGTCGTCAACGCTGGCGAAGATCAACTACAAGGTCATTTTCGAGCTGGCACCCCCTGCTCGGTGACTCACCTCGTATGGTATGTCACTCAAGGAAGCGTCCACTGTGAGGACGGTCAGAGCTCGCGCCTTGCGCAGGCTGGTGATGTCATACTCTGCCCCGCACAACTCCCACATTATATCGAAACAGCTTCTAAACAAGCAGCGGGCTTATGGTTCCACCTCAGTGATATTTCACAATGGAAACACCTACACAATACCAAGGCCACGATACGTCCCGCAAACGATATGAATACTCTCAAGCGATTGATGGAGGGCTTTGAGACGGAATCCCTAAGCTCCACACCACTCTCTGAATCGATGAGTCTACACTACGCTGAGCTCATTTCCCTCACTCTACGCCGTGAGCTTTTACTCAACAGCGAGCCCGCTTACGGCGCGATACACCAACGGCTCAATGCATTATGGAAGGATGTCGAATTTAAACCTGAATATGAATGGACCACTGAATGCCTAGCAGAACGAGTGAATGTGAGTAGCAGCTACCTCTATAAATTAATCGCAACACACTTTGGATGCTCTCCGATGAAAATGGTATTACGGCTTCGAATGAAACGCGCAGAGGCACTGCTGTTACATACAGATTTAGCCATAGATGCCATCGCTTCCGAAGTGGGCTACCAGACTGCCTATGCCTTTTCCAACGCTTATTTAAAACACACAAATCAGCGTCCGGGTGCCTTCCGTAGCAAAGCACGTAAAAAACTCCTGCAAGCGAAAAATAACGACTCTTAG